From the genome of Alosa alosa isolate M-15738 ecotype Scorff River chromosome 18, AALO_Geno_1.1, whole genome shotgun sequence, one region includes:
- the rnaset2 gene encoding ribonuclease T2 yields the protein MRAIALVTLLFLAYGLVTPFYLQPWSKITLTLHWPQTFCETAHCKQHFKYWTLHGLWPNTGMNCNNTWKFNMSEIQDLKPDMDKYWPNLLHPTSVQFWSYEWHKHGTCATSVESLNSQHKYFSKALELYKQFDLTNTLKNAGIEPSEQNYQFDDIERCIWQHFGAQPKIQCVASTKGEHVQVLGQVEICLNRDFMPIACEKSKEDLWSRVNDVLLNRFSAPSPFHVCDFGTPVHYPVVTENKTRH from the exons ATGAGAGCGATTGCACTTGTGACACTTCTGTTCCTCGCATATGGCCTGGTGACCCCCTTTTACCTCCA acCATGGAGCAAGATTACTCTGACTCTCCATTGGCCACAAACATTCTGTGAA ACGGCACACTGCAAACAACACTTCAAATACTGGACTTTGCATGGACTTTG GCCAAACACAGGCATGAATTGTAACAACACATGGAAATTCAATATGAGTGAAATACAG GACCTAAAGCCAGATATGGATAAATACTGGCCAAATCTTCTACATCCGACCTCTGTTCAGTTTTG GAGTTACGAATGGCATAAACATGGAACGTGTGCTACATCAGTGGAGTCTCTTAACAGTCAGCATAAATACTTCAGCAAAGCTCTTGAACTGTACAAACAGTTTGACCTCACTAA cACCCTGAAAAATGCTGGTATTGAGCCTTCAGAGCAGAATTACCAG TTTGATGACATCGAGCGTtgcatttggcagcattttggTGCCCAACCAAAGATTCAGTGTGTTGCATCAACCAAG ggtgagcatgttcaggtattGGGCCAGGTTGAAATCTGCTTGAACAGGGACTTCATGCCTATTGCCTGCGAGAAGTCAAAGGAAGACCTGTGGAGCCGAGTCAATGACGTTCTCCTGAATCGCTTCAGTGCGCCCTCACCATTCCATGTCTGTGACTTTGGCACGCCTGTGCATTATCCAGTGgtaacagaaaacaaaacaagacattaA